In Flavobacterium gelatinilyticum, a genomic segment contains:
- a CDS encoding SDR family NAD(P)-dependent oxidoreductase, which translates to MEDIKSNKNSLKGKIVVITGASSGVGRAAAEAFAREGCNLVIAARGRKGVNETVQYCRGLNVLAVGISADMSVPEDVEKITAAAMAIGGKIDIWVNNAGVMASGKFEEIPLEVHHQVIKTNLFGYMHGAYNAIKVFKEQNEGILINNVSIGGFMPAPYSAVYSATKYGIRGMMECLQGEISNRKHIHICNIYPQLQNSTGNLHSAKYSGFDMTIPFIASDPRDTAAEMVELAKHPKKDSFPDLRAAAITRTYKLFPKMVINTASAALRTKMKFNKDKSGDSGNVLTNSKEPLRVYGKVPSKSAGSYNLALFAGLGLGISAALFLLNKK; encoded by the coding sequence ATGGAAGATATAAAATCAAATAAAAACAGCCTTAAAGGAAAAATAGTCGTCATTACAGGAGCAAGTAGCGGTGTGGGACGTGCTGCGGCGGAAGCTTTTGCACGTGAAGGATGCAATTTAGTTATTGCGGCAAGAGGGCGAAAAGGCGTTAATGAAACCGTACAATACTGCCGCGGTTTAAATGTTCTGGCTGTTGGAATTTCCGCAGACATGTCGGTGCCTGAAGATGTCGAGAAAATAACAGCTGCTGCCATGGCTATAGGAGGCAAAATTGACATCTGGGTCAATAATGCCGGTGTTATGGCAAGCGGAAAATTTGAAGAAATTCCGTTAGAAGTTCATCATCAAGTCATTAAAACCAATTTATTTGGCTACATGCACGGTGCTTACAACGCCATTAAAGTTTTTAAAGAACAAAATGAGGGTATTCTAATCAATAATGTATCTATTGGAGGTTTTATGCCTGCTCCGTACAGTGCCGTGTACTCAGCTACCAAATACGGAATAAGGGGTATGATGGAATGTCTTCAAGGCGAAATATCCAACCGAAAACATATTCATATCTGCAACATATATCCGCAGCTGCAAAATTCTACCGGAAATCTTCATTCGGCTAAATATTCCGGTTTCGATATGACGATTCCCTTTATAGCATCTGATCCTCGTGATACTGCAGCAGAAATGGTTGAGCTGGCAAAACATCCTAAAAAAGATTCATTTCCTGATTTAAGGGCTGCCGCTATAACAAGAACTTATAAATTATTTCCAAAAATGGTAATCAATACGGCATCTGCCGCACTTCGGACAAAAATGAAATTCAATAAAGATAAAAGCGGCGATTCCGGAAATGTTCTGACAAATTCTAAAGAACCTTTGCGTGTTTACGGAAAGGTGCCTTCAAAATCGGCAGGCAGTTATAATCTGGCTTTATTTGCCGGACTTGGACTTGGTATAAGTGCGGCTTTGTTTCTGCTTAATAAAAAATAG
- a CDS encoding hydrolase gives MLIQENTGLLVIDVQGKLAQIVHNSEKLAVNLEKLIMGCQILSIPIIWAEQNPKGLGGTIPQIEKLLREQQPVEKYSFNAFDDEIFKQAVIDSGRKQWLICGIEAHICVYQTAMGLLSNNFEVEIVTDCVSSRSKENMDTALQKLQNKGASLTTIEMCLYELVKDSRREIFKEILTLIK, from the coding sequence ATGCTTATACAGGAAAATACAGGACTGCTGGTAATTGATGTTCAGGGAAAGCTCGCCCAAATTGTACACAACAGCGAAAAGCTGGCTGTTAATCTGGAAAAACTGATTATGGGGTGTCAGATACTTTCAATTCCGATAATTTGGGCAGAGCAAAACCCAAAAGGGCTTGGCGGTACAATACCTCAAATAGAAAAGTTACTGCGGGAGCAGCAGCCCGTTGAAAAATATTCTTTCAATGCTTTTGATGATGAAATTTTTAAACAAGCTGTTATAGATTCGGGCAGAAAACAATGGCTTATCTGTGGTATAGAAGCTCATATCTGCGTGTATCAAACTGCAATGGGATTATTATCGAATAATTTCGAGGTAGAAATTGTAACGGATTGTGTTTCTTCCCGATCAAAAGAAAATATGGATACCGCTTTGCAAAAACTGCAGAACAAAGGGGCATCATTAACCACTATTGAAATGTGTCTTTATGAGCTTGTTAAAGACTCCAGAAGAGAAATCTTCAAAGAAATTCTAACATTAATCAAATAA
- a CDS encoding alpha/beta hydrolase, protein MKKANLLKMILIPYIILSNMTTRSYAQTDYASDPHLTPAVKVFLKPLNSGGAPLESLPAGDARNVLVSAQNAFKVDLSGIEESEKEITADGYKIKLNIVRPAGAKGKLPVFMFIHGGGWVLGDYPTHKRMVRDLTVLTGYAGIFVNYSLSPEHKYPQPVNEVYAAAKWIAAHGNEINVDGTKLGIVGNSAGGNLATASALMAKEKGTSLYKVQILFWPVTDANFETESYKKYGKQRFLTDTLMQWMWDQYVDISKRKEIYASPLQADLDQLKGLPPTLIQVAENDILRDEGEAYGRKLSDAGVVVTTVRYNDVIHDFGLLNGLAEIPQTKALFLQAAAELKKYLK, encoded by the coding sequence ATGAAAAAAGCAAACCTCTTAAAAATGATATTAATTCCGTATATAATTCTATCCAATATGACAACCAGAAGCTATGCCCAGACAGATTACGCCTCAGATCCTCATTTAACTCCGGCAGTTAAAGTCTTTTTAAAACCCTTAAATTCCGGCGGAGCGCCATTAGAATCGCTTCCTGCCGGAGATGCCAGAAATGTACTCGTTAGTGCGCAAAATGCCTTCAAGGTTGATTTGTCTGGAATTGAAGAATCTGAAAAAGAAATCACGGCAGACGGTTACAAAATCAAACTGAATATTGTTCGTCCGGCAGGTGCAAAAGGAAAACTGCCTGTGTTTATGTTTATTCACGGCGGCGGATGGGTCTTAGGTGATTATCCCACTCATAAAAGAATGGTTCGTGACCTCACAGTCCTAACGGGGTATGCAGGTATTTTTGTCAATTACTCCCTTTCTCCTGAACATAAATATCCACAGCCGGTTAACGAAGTGTATGCTGCCGCTAAATGGATTGCCGCTCACGGAAATGAAATTAATGTTGACGGGACCAAACTGGGAATAGTAGGAAACAGTGCAGGCGGTAACTTGGCGACTGCCAGCGCATTGATGGCAAAAGAAAAAGGAACGTCTTTGTATAAAGTGCAAATTTTGTTCTGGCCGGTAACCGATGCCAATTTTGAAACAGAGTCTTATAAGAAATACGGTAAGCAACGTTTTCTAACAGATACTTTAATGCAATGGATGTGGGATCAGTATGTTGATATTTCTAAAAGAAAGGAAATTTATGCTTCGCCGTTGCAGGCAGATTTAGACCAGCTGAAAGGTCTCCCTCCGACTTTAATTCAAGTGGCTGAAAATGATATTTTACGAGATGAAGGAGAAGCTTACGGACGTAAATTAAGTGATGCAGGAGTTGTGGTTACAACGGTTCGTTACAATGATGTTATTCATGATTTTGGTTTATTAAACGGTCTGGCCGAAATTCCGCAGACCAAGGCATTGTTTCTTCAGGCTGCTGCAGAACTTAAAAAATATTTGAAGTAA
- a CDS encoding sigma 54-interacting response regulator has translation MKKPADNGYEAVPTLSKKRILIVEDQFIEAHDLQLILEKANYEVTGIARSVEQALEQIELEKPDLVFLDIMLKGNRNGIELAHCLKENFIGFIFISANSSKSILDQAKTTQPYGFIVKPFRDQDVLTTLEIAFYRQQYSLESQLIQQFQLQKEIKEIIDSNLKREDALLAFGKIIQTYIPFDYLETGFVTTTHYDNLGIIRKNIDLYQIIDSKKLSQIAVLSEKEINETYKKSKIDKEPVIYSEESLINNFQEAPIKALIAHNFGIKSYLVFPVSIASIQSYHFTFYSRNLNIYLPENLKLLNSLELTFSQFINKIYSKQDFSMPVPIEEIKKPKPAGTVEGFEGIIGNSSQMISVFNYIRKVAPSDTSVLVLGESGTGKEKIAQSIHALSPRKDKPLIIINCGAIPENLAESLLFGHEKGAFTGAMDRRIGKFELADGGTVFLDEIGEMSLELQVKLLRVLQEREIERVGGMTSLKIDVRIIAATNKNLEEEVAAGRFRMDLYYRLHVFPIIVPSLKKRKEDIPDLANHFIQTYSEKMGRKIPVLSDFALQQIMNYNWPGNIRELEHVMQRAILLTDGNTIKEIELSMSSKLHPEQTAESFSIKTILENERDYILYILKKCNGKISGAGGAAEILDIHPSTLNSKIKKLEIKKEIG, from the coding sequence ATGAAAAAGCCTGCCGATAACGGATATGAAGCTGTACCGACGCTTTCTAAAAAACGAATTTTAATTGTAGAAGATCAGTTTATCGAAGCTCACGATTTGCAGTTAATTCTCGAAAAAGCAAATTACGAAGTAACAGGAATTGCACGTTCTGTAGAACAGGCTTTAGAACAAATAGAACTTGAGAAACCGGATCTGGTTTTTCTGGATATTATGCTGAAAGGAAACCGAAACGGAATCGAACTGGCACATTGTCTTAAAGAAAACTTTATCGGGTTTATATTTATTTCGGCCAATTCCAGTAAGAGTATTTTAGATCAGGCAAAAACCACGCAGCCGTATGGATTTATTGTAAAACCATTTCGGGATCAGGATGTTTTAACGACACTTGAAATCGCATTTTATAGACAGCAGTACAGCCTCGAATCGCAGTTAATACAGCAATTTCAACTCCAGAAAGAGATTAAAGAAATTATAGATTCAAATCTTAAAAGAGAAGATGCGCTGCTGGCTTTTGGTAAAATAATCCAGACTTATATTCCTTTTGATTATTTGGAAACAGGTTTTGTTACAACAACACATTACGACAATCTGGGAATTATACGTAAAAACATCGACCTTTATCAAATCATAGATTCTAAAAAGCTTTCTCAAATAGCGGTTCTGTCTGAAAAAGAAATAAATGAAACATATAAAAAGTCTAAAATCGATAAAGAACCTGTTATTTACAGCGAAGAATCTTTAATTAATAATTTTCAGGAAGCACCTATAAAAGCTTTGATTGCCCATAATTTCGGGATAAAATCGTACTTGGTTTTTCCCGTTTCGATAGCATCGATCCAGAGCTATCACTTTACTTTTTACAGTCGGAATCTGAATATTTATTTGCCGGAAAATTTAAAGCTTCTTAATTCGCTGGAACTTACTTTTTCTCAGTTTATCAATAAAATTTATTCGAAACAGGATTTCAGTATGCCGGTTCCAATAGAAGAAATTAAAAAGCCAAAACCTGCTGGTACAGTCGAAGGTTTTGAAGGAATTATAGGCAATAGCTCGCAGATGATTTCTGTTTTTAATTATATACGAAAAGTGGCGCCTTCAGATACTTCGGTTCTGGTTTTAGGCGAAAGCGGTACCGGAAAGGAGAAAATTGCACAAAGTATTCATGCTTTGTCTCCAAGAAAAGATAAACCTTTGATTATAATTAATTGCGGCGCCATTCCGGAAAATCTAGCCGAATCGCTGCTTTTTGGTCACGAAAAAGGTGCTTTTACAGGTGCAATGGACAGGAGAATCGGCAAATTTGAACTGGCAGACGGAGGTACTGTTTTTCTGGATGAAATAGGAGAGATGTCGCTCGAGCTTCAGGTAAAATTACTTCGCGTTTTACAGGAAAGAGAAATTGAACGTGTTGGCGGGATGACTTCTTTAAAAATTGATGTGAGGATTATAGCGGCCACCAACAAAAATCTCGAAGAAGAAGTAGCTGCAGGACGTTTTAGGATGGATTTGTATTATCGTCTGCATGTTTTCCCTATTATAGTGCCGTCATTAAAAAAACGAAAAGAAGATATACCGGATCTGGCAAATCATTTTATACAAACTTATTCTGAAAAAATGGGACGTAAAATACCTGTTCTTTCTGATTTTGCTTTGCAGCAGATCATGAATTACAATTGGCCCGGAAACATCAGGGAACTGGAACATGTAATGCAGCGTGCGATTTTGCTGACTGATGGAAATACGATTAAAGAAATTGAACTTTCGATGTCTTCAAAACTGCATCCGGAGCAGACTGCTGAATCATTTTCGATAAAAACGATTTTAGAAAACGAAAGAGATTATATTTTATATATTCTGAAAAAATGCAACGGAAAAATATCCGGAGCAGGCGGTGCGGCCGAGATTTTAGATATTCATCCGTCGACTTTAAATTCTAAAATAAAGAAACTGGAAATCAAAAAAGAAATAGGTTAA
- a CDS encoding histidine kinase dimerization/phosphoacceptor domain -containing protein, whose translation MKLLYSFGLLFFIIINSKAQNHPASAGYDLKKKRLLIQTCSTYLYNSNQGQIDADSSVVLTCRAYKLPVSLAYDEGYNDGSYLIGSDLINKGNIDAAKKLFAKSKDLNKLKLALQLGNFYLFKSFAKPDDLKNASLYITEAAAISNQLKIKKWQQESEMLLGKFYFQINKYPESKKCFSQVVEECRKQGDKATLAYALLNQASYQYDLDPEKEKILKEAESLYAALGMEEKRIETKMKIGTIYFWHGKINDAKKILYQNIAAMRKIGFRQQQFGETTISYVEGVQFNMKSAFYYALKSVETMENTKDYTFADIFYMRLGLVYLQMGHYDEATKMAEKSIKHGQNIYNSGNWYKSFITAAAALSMKGKNKEAIAYMNTVTGKYAPSNQFDAMLVNFAYANCYWRLKNYGTAEKYFVKAGIAADAVDSPQTYRDVCNTYSSIALFYGNRKNLQKTKLYVDKIEALSKKYNKTYNSEALQVSLYKMDSLKGDFKSALAHHKLYKKLNDSLMDYAKNKQIEELKIQYETVNKEQKIKLLSQESDLKETALKKSKLLNTLSVWSVVLLVLIIGLLYNRYRLKQKNNAELELKEKEINQKNINLRHLLDEKEWLLKEIHHRVKNNLQTVISLLNSQSAYLENDMALSAIKNSQHRIHSMSLIHQKLYNSENISTINMPNYIKELVEYLRESFSLGQRIRFELKIDPLELDVAQAVPLGLILNESITNSIKYAFPEDRTGMIYVTLESTSENKYLLTIADNGIGFDTTISDKKINSFGLSLIKGLSDDLEASFSMENKDGTILKIEFLKEFPINEKRR comes from the coding sequence ATGAAACTACTATACTCCTTTGGTCTTTTATTTTTTATTATAATTAATTCCAAGGCACAAAATCATCCAGCATCAGCAGGTTACGACTTAAAAAAGAAACGCTTATTGATACAAACCTGTTCGACGTATTTGTATAATTCGAATCAGGGACAAATTGATGCCGACAGTTCTGTGGTATTAACGTGCAGAGCCTATAAACTTCCTGTCTCCTTAGCTTATGATGAAGGTTATAATGACGGTTCATATTTAATTGGAAGCGACTTAATAAACAAAGGAAACATTGATGCTGCGAAAAAACTTTTTGCCAAATCAAAAGATCTGAACAAATTAAAACTGGCTCTTCAGTTAGGAAACTTTTACTTATTTAAATCTTTTGCCAAACCTGATGATTTAAAAAATGCGAGCCTGTATATCACAGAAGCAGCGGCAATTAGTAATCAGCTCAAAATTAAAAAGTGGCAGCAGGAAAGTGAAATGCTTTTAGGTAAATTTTACTTCCAGATTAACAAATATCCTGAAAGTAAAAAATGCTTTTCGCAGGTAGTTGAAGAATGCAGAAAACAGGGAGACAAAGCAACACTTGCCTATGCTTTACTGAATCAGGCCAGCTATCAATATGATTTAGATCCTGAAAAAGAGAAAATCCTCAAAGAAGCAGAATCTCTGTATGCCGCTCTGGGTATGGAGGAAAAAAGGATCGAAACAAAAATGAAAATAGGTACGATTTATTTCTGGCATGGAAAAATTAATGACGCCAAGAAAATACTGTATCAGAATATTGCTGCCATGCGAAAAATTGGTTTTAGACAGCAGCAATTTGGAGAAACCACTATTTCATATGTAGAAGGTGTTCAGTTCAATATGAAAAGTGCATTTTATTATGCTTTAAAAAGTGTCGAAACCATGGAGAATACAAAAGACTACACCTTTGCTGATATTTTTTATATGAGGCTGGGATTAGTGTATTTACAAATGGGACATTATGACGAAGCCACAAAAATGGCCGAAAAAAGTATTAAACACGGGCAGAATATTTACAACAGCGGAAACTGGTACAAAAGTTTTATAACTGCCGCGGCGGCATTATCCATGAAAGGAAAAAATAAAGAAGCCATAGCCTATATGAATACGGTTACGGGTAAATATGCTCCTTCAAATCAATTTGATGCCATGCTGGTTAATTTTGCCTACGCAAATTGTTACTGGAGATTAAAAAATTACGGAACCGCCGAAAAGTATTTTGTAAAAGCAGGTATTGCAGCAGATGCTGTAGACTCGCCCCAAACCTATCGAGACGTTTGCAATACCTACTCCTCTATTGCATTATTTTATGGCAATCGAAAAAATCTTCAAAAAACAAAACTGTATGTAGATAAAATTGAGGCGCTTTCTAAAAAATACAATAAAACATACAACTCAGAAGCGCTTCAGGTATCGTTATATAAAATGGATTCTCTAAAAGGTGATTTTAAATCGGCTCTGGCGCATCATAAATTGTATAAGAAACTGAATGATTCTCTTATGGATTATGCTAAAAACAAACAAATAGAAGAGCTTAAAATTCAATATGAAACGGTTAATAAAGAGCAAAAAATCAAGCTTTTAAGTCAGGAATCTGATTTAAAGGAAACCGCTTTAAAAAAATCAAAATTATTAAATACACTTTCTGTCTGGAGTGTTGTTTTATTGGTTCTTATCATAGGATTATTGTATAACCGATACCGACTGAAACAAAAAAACAATGCCGAATTAGAACTGAAAGAAAAAGAAATCAATCAAAAAAATATTAATCTCAGACATTTACTCGATGAAAAGGAATGGCTTTTAAAAGAAATTCATCATCGTGTAAAAAACAACCTTCAAACCGTAATAAGTCTGCTCAACTCACAATCTGCTTATCTGGAAAATGATATGGCGTTATCTGCCATTAAAAACAGTCAGCACCGGATACATTCTATGTCTTTAATTCATCAGAAATTGTACAATTCAGAGAATATTTCGACAATTAATATGCCCAATTACATTAAAGAACTTGTCGAATATTTAAGAGAATCTTTTTCGCTTGGACAGCGCATTCGCTTTGAACTAAAAATTGATCCGCTGGAACTGGATGTTGCTCAAGCTGTGCCGTTGGGACTTATTTTAAACGAATCTATTACAAACTCCATCAAGTATGCCTTTCCGGAAGACAGGACAGGAATGATTTATGTTACTCTCGAATCTACTTCTGAAAACAAATATCTGCTGACCATTGCCGATAACGGAATTGGTTTTGATACCACTATCAGCGATAAGAAAATCAATTCGTTTGGTTTAAGTCTCATAAAAGGTTTAAGCGATGATTTGGAAGCTTCTTTTTCTATGGAAAATAAAGACGGAACTATTCTTAAAATTGAATTTTTAAAAGAGTTTCCCATAAATGAAAAAAGAAGGTAA
- a CDS encoding winged helix-turn-helix transcriptional regulator, with translation MECNMLEREQHKKEMMAVQDSMDVLNGKWKIAVISSICFYNKRRFSDILNDVAGISNKMLSKELKELEVNKLVKRTVLDTHPVTIQYELTAHGKTLQTIIQNLTEWGIEHRKKIIED, from the coding sequence ATGGAATGTAATATGCTTGAAAGAGAACAGCACAAGAAAGAAATGATGGCTGTTCAGGATTCTATGGATGTATTAAACGGAAAATGGAAAATTGCCGTGATATCGTCAATCTGTTTTTATAATAAAAGAAGGTTTTCAGATATTTTAAATGATGTAGCCGGAATTTCCAATAAAATGCTGAGTAAGGAGCTGAAAGAGCTTGAGGTAAATAAACTGGTTAAAAGAACTGTACTCGATACACATCCTGTTACCATTCAGTATGAACTTACAGCACACGGAAAAACGCTTCAGACGATAATTCAAAATCTGACGGAGTGGGGCATTGAACACCGAAAGAAAATTATAGAGGATTAG
- a CDS encoding SDR family NAD(P)-dependent oxidoreductase, which yields MDKLKNKVAVITGASKGIGASIAQYFAAEGAKVVVNYASDKTGAERIVTAITNNGGTAVLVQADVSKASDVNRLFEETKNAFGTLDILVNNAGIYQYAPIEELSEESFHQQFNINVLGSLLTIQAALKLFGNKSGTIINISSEVSKTPLPAGSVYSATKAALDAITISLSKEFSGRNIRINSILPGVVETEGSRSAGFIGSDAETKLVANTPLGRTGQPEDIAKTAVFLASEDGAWINGEKISVSGGIYGL from the coding sequence ATGGATAAATTGAAAAACAAAGTGGCAGTAATTACAGGAGCTTCTAAAGGAATTGGTGCTTCTATTGCACAATATTTTGCAGCAGAAGGCGCCAAAGTTGTTGTGAATTATGCATCAGATAAAACCGGTGCAGAAAGAATTGTTACCGCTATAACAAATAATGGCGGAACGGCTGTCTTGGTGCAGGCAGATGTATCAAAAGCATCAGATGTGAATCGATTATTTGAAGAAACAAAAAATGCTTTTGGCACTTTGGACATTTTAGTAAACAATGCCGGCATCTATCAATATGCCCCAATCGAAGAGTTATCAGAAGAATCCTTTCATCAACAGTTTAATATTAATGTACTGGGCTCTCTGCTTACTATTCAGGCAGCTTTAAAATTATTTGGAAACAAAAGCGGTACTATCATAAACATAAGTTCTGAAGTATCAAAAACACCGCTTCCTGCAGGATCTGTTTATTCGGCTACCAAAGCGGCATTGGATGCCATAACTATTTCTTTATCAAAAGAATTCAGCGGCAGAAATATTCGCATTAATTCTATTTTACCGGGAGTGGTTGAAACAGAAGGTTCACGCAGTGCCGGTTTTATAGGCAGCGATGCCGAAACAAAATTAGTTGCCAATACACCGCTTGGACGCACAGGACAACCTGAAGATATAGCAAAAACAGCTGTTTTTCTGGCATCTGAAGATGGTGCCTGGATTAACGGCGAGAAAATTTCGGTTTCGGGAGGAATTTACGGTTTATGA
- a CDS encoding alpha/beta fold hydrolase: protein MKKIYDAETRFADAGDRKIAYRSYGKGKAVFFVNRFRGTIDTWDPLFVALMAKKFNVIVFDYSGIGSSTGSLAPDITIVAKDIKDLADILKIDSIVVLGWSYGGLVAQAATLLYPNLVTHAVLIGTNPPGKNEIPIEQAFIDAALKPLYDFDDEIVLFFEPKSESSRLTAKASHDRIYKKIEIEKIPSTMDVFQLYFGGGDGFREDVLNFREQIKKTKIPILIISGDHDISFAVENWYSFFNQMTNAQMVVYAGTGHAPQHQYPELTSKHIINFVKYAE, encoded by the coding sequence ATGAAAAAAATTTATGATGCAGAGACACGTTTTGCCGATGCCGGCGATCGTAAAATTGCTTATCGTTCGTACGGGAAAGGAAAAGCAGTATTTTTTGTGAACCGTTTTAGAGGAACTATCGATACCTGGGATCCGTTATTTGTTGCATTGATGGCTAAAAAGTTCAATGTTATCGTATTTGATTATTCGGGAATTGGTTCTTCTACAGGGAGTTTAGCGCCTGATATTACAATTGTAGCAAAGGACATTAAAGACCTTGCCGATATTCTAAAAATAGATTCGATTGTGGTTTTAGGATGGTCTTACGGCGGATTAGTAGCGCAGGCTGCAACATTGTTGTATCCTAACCTTGTAACGCATGCGGTTTTGATTGGAACAAATCCGCCCGGTAAAAATGAAATTCCAATTGAACAGGCTTTTATTGATGCAGCGCTAAAACCCTTATATGATTTTGATGACGAAATTGTATTGTTTTTCGAACCAAAATCAGAATCGAGCAGATTGACGGCAAAAGCGTCTCATGACCGGATTTATAAAAAAATTGAGATAGAAAAAATCCCTTCAACAATGGATGTTTTTCAGCTGTATTTTGGCGGAGGAGATGGTTTTAGAGAAGATGTTTTGAATTTTAGGGAGCAGATAAAAAAAACAAAAATACCTATTTTAATCATTTCAGGAGATCATGATATTAGTTTTGCTGTCGAAAACTGGTATTCATTTTTTAATCAGATGACAAATGCCCAAATGGTGGTTTATGCAGGAACGGGCCACGCACCACAGCATCAATATCCGGAACTGACTTCAAAACACATTATCAATTTTGTAAAATATGCAGAATAG
- a CDS encoding alpha/beta fold hydrolase: MYAANRKTIMFITGAFINHSCWEEWSAFFESKGYKTVAPPWPYKNETSQTLRQQPHPKIAAIRLAVLLEYYTEIIAKLPAKPILIGHSYGGLLTQLLIQKELGYAGICIHSIPPGNLIYFNMGFYKKIGSILNFSCFGRKSYLMPFKKWQQYFTGQMSFVEQKETYEQLLIPESQILFRDIFSKTAKVDFKKKHAPLLFVSGSEDFFIPASIQYSNFKKYKNIHSITCYKEFQNSNHLVLKQQNWEYIAAFITDCLEKIG; the protein is encoded by the coding sequence ATGTATGCAGCTAATAGAAAAACGATTATGTTTATTACAGGAGCTTTTATAAACCATTCCTGCTGGGAAGAATGGAGTGCTTTTTTTGAAAGTAAAGGATACAAAACCGTTGCCCCGCCCTGGCCTTACAAAAACGAAACATCGCAGACTTTACGGCAGCAGCCACATCCTAAAATTGCCGCTATCCGGCTAGCCGTTTTGCTGGAATATTACACTGAAATTATCGCAAAACTTCCCGCGAAACCTATTTTAATCGGGCATTCTTATGGAGGTCTTTTAACGCAGTTACTGATTCAAAAAGAGCTGGGTTACGCCGGAATCTGCATACATTCTATACCTCCGGGTAATTTGATTTATTTTAATATGGGCTTTTATAAAAAAATCGGGAGTATTCTTAATTTCTCTTGTTTTGGAAGAAAAAGTTATTTGATGCCTTTTAAAAAATGGCAGCAGTATTTTACCGGCCAAATGTCTTTTGTAGAACAAAAAGAAACCTATGAGCAGTTACTAATTCCGGAATCGCAAATACTCTTTCGGGATATTTTTTCTAAAACCGCCAAAGTCGATTTTAAGAAAAAACACGCACCGTTATTGTTTGTTTCAGGTTCAGAAGATTTTTTTATTCCGGCATCAATTCAATATTCCAATTTCAAAAAATATAAAAATATTCATTCTATTACTTGTTACAAGGAATTTCAAAATAGTAACCATTTGGTTTTAAAACAGCAAAATTGGGAATACATCGCGGCATTTATCACAGACTGTCTGGAAAAAATAGGTTAA
- a CDS encoding alpha/beta hydrolase, translated as MSKSKTIVLIHGNFVNNKSWTEWKKYYEEKGYTVLTPANPGHEGDPAELRAKVHPDLTKTGFIDIVNNISRLIDSLPEKPLIIGHSMAGMAVLKLMELGKVAAGVSIDGAPPKNVFPPFQTLKTALPAFGFFSSKKYFMGDRKWYDYAFFNTITEPEKKNAFEKFAVPESYKVSRELVLNSFSNINFKKPHEPILFIGGGSDHIFPPSLTETIARKYRDTAGRTDLKIFPGKSHFICGEPGWETIADYILDWYEKL; from the coding sequence ATGTCAAAATCTAAAACAATTGTACTTATACACGGGAATTTTGTAAACAACAAAAGCTGGACTGAATGGAAAAAGTACTATGAAGAAAAAGGATATACGGTTTTAACTCCGGCAAATCCGGGACACGAAGGAGATCCCGCCGAGTTGAGAGCAAAAGTTCATCCTGACCTGACTAAAACCGGATTTATCGATATTGTAAACAACATCAGCAGACTAATAGATTCCTTACCCGAAAAACCTTTGATAATAGGACATTCTATGGCAGGTATGGCTGTTTTGAAGTTAATGGAACTGGGAAAAGTTGCCGCTGGTGTAAGTATAGACGGAGCACCGCCTAAAAATGTGTTTCCGCCGTTTCAGACCTTAAAAACAGCATTGCCGGCTTTTGGCTTTTTTTCTTCCAAAAAATATTTTATGGGAGACCGCAAATGGTACGATTATGCCTTTTTTAATACCATAACAGAACCGGAAAAAAAGAACGCTTTTGAAAAATTTGCAGTGCCTGAAAGTTACAAAGTCAGCCGGGAATTGGTTTTAAACTCGTTCTCGAATATCAATTTTAAAAAACCCCATGAACCTATTTTGTTTATTGGCGGCGGCAGTGATCATATATTTCCTCCTTCTCTTACCGAAACAATAGCCCGAAAGTACCGCGATACTGCCGGGCGTACAGATCTTAAAATATTCCCCGGTAAAAGCCATTTTATCTGCGGAGAACCCGGCTGGGAAACTATTGCCGATTATATTCTGGATTGGTACGAAAAACTATAG